The Corynebacterium sphenisci DSM 44792 genome includes the window CTGGGCTGCGGCCCCTGGCATCGCCGGAACGGTTCCTTCGACGACTACCGGATGCTCAGCATCAAGGGCGATTCCGGTTCCCCGGTGTTCCTGGTCACGAACTCGGGGGCGGCGCTGCCGGTGGGCATCCTCACCGGCAGCCCGACCGACCTGGGTGAGGAATACATGCGTTTCACCCACCTCGAGGAGCTCGCCGAGGCGGGCTGGGAGGTCATCGCCTGAGACCGGGATGCAGGGAAAACCCCCGACCCGGGGACCGGGTCGGGGGGAGCAGTGGAGCCGCCGGGAATTGAACCCGGGTCCTCCGCCATCTCGCCAGGGCTTCTCCGTGCGCAGTTCGCGCGGGGTCTCTGCTCGGCCCTCCGGCTCAGGCGAACATGTCCGGATGACGGGCCCAGCCGCAAGGAAGGTGTCCCAGCCCGGCCTTGCGGCCAACCGGGCTGGCGAGCCCCTCTTAGTCGATGCCAGGGTCCGGGACGGGGGCCATCCCGGTCTGACAGACACGCGGTCGCTGCTTAGGCAGCGAGGGCGTAGTCGCGCTGAGTGTTCTCGGCGCTTGATTGTTTGCTGCGACGCTTGCGGTGGTCCTCAGCCTGCACCGGCACGCTTCCCCTGGCTCGCTGTACGGAGTCGAAACCAGAATCGGCCCCTTGTGCGCCGCCGGGCGGGTCATGCGTTTACCCGGCGGATATCCCAGGATAGCGCGGGCCGGGCCCCGGGTCAACGGCGGTTGGCGCCGCTCAGCCCTTGATGCCCTTGATCCGCCGGCCCAGGTCCCGGGTGATCTCGCGCTCCTCGGTGCGGCGCTTGATGTCCTGGCGCTTGTCGTAGTCCTGCTTGCCGCGGGCCAGGGCCAGCTCCACCTTCAGCCGGCCGTTGACGAAGTACAGCGACAGCGGGATGAGGGTGTTGTTGCCGTCGCGGACCTTGCCCGCGATGGAGTCGATCTCCCGGCGGTGCAGCAGCAGCTTGCGGTTGCGCCGCGGGGCGTGGTTCGTCCAGGAGCCGTGCGAGTACTCCGGGATGTGCAGCCCGCGCAGCCACACCTCGCCCTCGTCGACGGTGGCGAAGGCGTCGACCAGGCTGGCCCGGCCCTCGCGCAGGCTCTTGATCTCGGTGCCCACGAGCACGATGCCGCACTCCCAGGTCTCCAGGATGTGGTAGTCGTGCCGGGCGCGCCGATTGGTCGCGATGACCGGGTTCGCCCCGGCCGCCCGGCCCTTCTTCGACTTCCGCTTCTTCGCCATAACCCGACCCATCCTAGCCCGCGGCCCGGCGCGGCGGCCATGGGCGGTCCGCCCCGGCCACGGGCCGTCGCGGGCGGGCGCGGGGTTTTTCCGCCGAAACCTCGCGCCCGGCGGTGAAACCCGTTATTTTGGTGAACCCCGCGTACCTGTCCCCTATCGGCCGAGGATGACCATGACCGACACCCCGACCACCACCGGCGCCGATCCGGGCGCCGCCACCCGCGGCGGAGCCGCCGACCGGCCGGGCGGCGTCCTCGCCGCCCTGGAGCGGATCGGCAACCGGCTGCCCAACCCCTTCTGGCTCTTCGTCATCCTGGCGCTGGCGGTGATCGCGTCCTCCTGGGCCGGCGCCACCGCCGGGATGAGCGCCACCGATCCCGCCAGCGGCGAGGAGATCCGGGTGGAGAGCCTGCTCACCGCCGAATACGCCTCCCGGATGATCACCGACGCGGTGGAGAACTTCACCTCCTTCGCCCCGCTGGGCCTGATCCTGGTGTGCATGCTCGGCGTCGCGGTCGCCGAGTACTCCGGGTTCATCGGCGCGGCGATCCGCGCCGCGGTGGGCCGGATCCACGGCGGCTGGCAGCTCACCTTCGCCATCGCCCTGGCCGGGGTCACCGGCTCGGTGGCCTCCGACGCGGTGTACGTGATCCTGATCCCGCTGGGCGCGGCGGCGTTCCGCTCGGTGGGCCGCAACCCGGTGGTCGGCGCGATGGTCGCCTTCGCCGCCTCCTCCGCCGGGTTCAACTCCTCCCTGGTGCTCAACATCACCGATGTGCTGCTCGCCGGCATCTCCACCTCCGCGGCCGGGTTCGTCGACCCGGACTACGTGGTCAGCCCGCTGTCGAACTACTTCTTCTCCATGGCCTCGGCGATCGTGCTGTCCATCATCATCACCGTGGTCACGGAGCTCTTCGTCACCGCCCACGCCGCGCGCACCATGCACGATGACGAGATCAACTACGAGGCCGCGGCCTTCACCAAACCCGGCAACGGCGAGGACGCCGCCGCGGGCGGGGGCGGGGCCCCGGAGGCCCCGCGGGCCGGCGGGGACTCCGCCTCCGCCGAGGAGCTCGCCGAGGAGCTGGCCCTGGACCCGGTGGAGCGCCGCGGCCTGGTCGCCGGGGCGCTGGCCGGGGCCGCGGTGCTCGCCGCCTGGTCGGCGGCGCTGTTCATCCCCGGCTCCCCGCTGCGCGGGGCCGGCGACGGGATCCTCAACTCCCCGCTGCTCACCGACATCGTGGTGCCGATCGCGATCCTCTTCGCCGCCGTGGGCATCGCCTACGGGATGCGGGTGGGCTCCATCCGCGGGTCGGCGGACGTGCCCGCCTTCATGGAGCGCGGCATGGGCACGCTGACCACCATGCTGGTGCTGTTCTTCGCGGTGGCCCAGTTCACCGCCTACTTCGACTGGTCGAACCTGGGCCGGTGGACCGCGATCCGCGGCGCCGAGCTGCTCACCCGCGCCGACCTGCCGCCCCTGGTGCTCTTCGCCGCCCTGGTGCTCATGGTCGCCGCGCTGAACCTGTTCATCACCTCCGGGTCGGCGCAGTGGGCGCTGATGGCCCCGGTGGTGGTGCCGATGCTCATGTACGTCGGGATCGCCCCCGAGGTCACCCAGATGCTGTTCCGGATCGGCGATTCGCCGACGAACATCATCACCCCGATGTCGCCCTATTTCGCGCTGGCGCTGACCTTCCTGCAGAAGTACCGGCCGGCCTCCGGGGTGGGCACCCTGATGTCGCTGACCATCCCCTACTCGCTGGCGATGCTCATCGGCTGGTTCGCCTTCTTCGTCTGCTGGTACCTGCTCGGCATCGACCTCGGCCCCGGGGTGGCGGTGCGCTGAGCCGCCTCCGCGGGCGCGCCGGTCAGCGCCGGCGCATGCTCAGCAGATGCCAGCTCACCGCGATGCCGATGACGGCGAGCACCACCCACACCACGGGCTTGGCCACGATCACCGAGGACAGGACGAGGCTCGCCCAGAGCAGCCCGATGGTGCGGGTCAGCTGGCCGCGGGTCATGGCGCCGTTGCGGTAGTCGCGGATGTAGGGCCCGAGCACCCGGTGCGCCAGCAGCGCGTCATGCAGCCGGGTCGAGGCCCGGGCGAAGCACACCGCGGCCAGCAGCAGGAAGGGCGTGGTGGGCAGCAGCGGCAGCACCACCCCGAGGGCGCCGATGCCCGCGCAGATGGTGCCGAGCACCAGCAGCAGCACCCGCAGCGGGCCGCGCACCGGCCGCGGGCCCGCCCGCCCGGCGGGCCCCTCCGGCGCCGCCGGCCCGGTCGGCGCCGGCACGGTCGGCACTGCGGCCCCGGCGGGCTCGGCGGGGATCTCGGGCTCGGCCATGGGTCCACCTCCGTCTTAGTCGACCCTCACCTTAGCGCCGTGGCCGGATCGCCGGAACCCGCCGCGCCGCCCCGTTACCCTGGTGCCCATGGCCACCGAACATCTCCGGCTGCCCGGGGCCGCCGGCGAGCTCGCGGCGAGCATCGATCATCCGGCCGGGCCGGTGCGCGGCTGGGCGCTCATCGCGCACTGCTTCGCCTGCGGCCGCAAATCCCCCGCCGCCGCCCGGATCGCCCGCGGCCTGGCCGCGCACGGGATCGGCGCGGCGCGGATCGACTTCACCGGGGTGGGCGACTCCCCCGGGGACCTCGCCGACAGCGGCCTCAACCGGGACATCGCGGATCTGCGCGCGGCGCATGCGGCCCTGGCCGCCGCCGGCCGCGCCCCGGGGCTGCTGGTCGGGCACAGCCTGGGCGGGGCCGCGGCGCTGGGCGCCGCGGTCGACCTGCCCGGGGTGCGGGCGGTGGCCACGGTGGCCGCCCCCTACCGGCCGGGCCCGGTGATCCACCGCTTCGCCGAGCTCTTCGGCGCCCCCGATGCGCGCGGGGTGCGCGAGATCACCCTGGCCGGGCGCACGGTGCGGCTCTCCGACTCCTTCATCGCCACCCTGGACGCCCATGATCCGGCGGCGACGCTGGCCGCGCTGGGGGTGCCGCTGCTGGTGCTGCACTCCCCCGACGACGAGGTGATCGGCCTCGACCACGCCGAGGCGCTCTTCGCCGGGGCGGCCTGGCCGAAGGCGCTGGCCACCCTGGACGGGGCGGATCACCGGCTGGTGCACCGCGGTGCGGCGGCGCGGGCCGCGGATCTCATCGCCTGCTGGGCGGGACCCTACCTGGCGTGACAGTATCGGGGCATGAAGGATCCCCATGGCCCGGTGGCCGAAGCCCCGGCGGGCCGGTTCCTAGGGCTCGCCGATGGCCCGGTGGAGCGCTTCCGCGGCATCCGCTACGCCCGCGCCGAGCGCTACGCCGCCCCCGCCCCGGTGGCCGACGCCACCCCGGCGACGACGGTGGACGCGCGTGCGGCGGGCCCGGCCTGCCCGCAGAACCCCTCGGCGGTGGCGGCACTGCTCGCCCCGCACGCGGCCGCCCCGGCCCAGGACGAGGACTGCCTGCGGCTGTCCGTGACCGCCCCGGCCGGCGCCGCCGGGGACGGCGGCGGCCGCCCGGTGCTGGTCTGGGTGCACGGCGGGGCCTACACCTCCGGGGCCGCCGACGCGGCGGCCAATGACCCGGCCCGGCTGGTCGCCGAGCAGGACGTGGTGGTGGTCACCGTGGGCTACCGGCTCGGCGTCTACGGCTTCCTCGGGGAGGCGAACCTGGCGCTGCTGGACATCGACCGGGCACTGGCGTGGACCGCGCGCAATATCGCCGGCTTCGGCGGGGACCCGGCGAACATCACCCTGGCCGGCCAGTCCGCGGGCGCGGACGCGGTGCTGGGCATCCTCGCCGCGGTCGGCGCCGGGGCGCTGCCGCTGCGGGTGGCCCGCGCGATCGTGCAGAGCGCCCCGGTGGGCTTCATCCGCGGCCGGTCGCCGATGCTCGCGGCGATGCGGGACGCCGCCGGCCCACCGCCGGCGGACGCCCCGACCGCGGAGATGCTCGCCGCGGCGCGGCGCGCCGAGGCCGCCGCGCGGGGGCTCGGCCCCCAGGCGGCGATGCCCTTCGGGCTCGCCTACGGCGCACCCCCGCTGCCGCCGGAGGAGGAGCTCGACGCCGCCTGGCGCGCGGTGGCCGGCCGGGTGGGGCTGCTCATCGGGCGCACCGCCCGGGAGCCGGCGCTGTTCATGGCGGATCACCCGGCGCTGCGCCGGGTGCGCCGGCTGCCCGGCGGGGGCCGGGTCTTCGACGCCCTGGTCTCCCGCTACGCCGAGCGCACCTACGGCCTGGACGGCTTTCTCGCCAACTGGGTCGCCGGGGGCGGCCGGGGGTACCGCTACCTGCTGGACTGGGGCGGGCCCGGCAATCCGCTGCGCGCGGCGCACACCTCGGACCTGCCGCTGCTCTTCGGCGACCGGGAATGCTGGCGCGGCAGCGCGCTGACCTCGGACGTGCCCTGGTCGCGGACGCATGCCGAGGGCGCCGAGCTGCGCCGGATCTGGGCGGATTTCGCGCGCACCGGCCGGATCCGGGAGCCGCAACGCGCAGCGGCCTTCCTGCAGCTCGGCACATTCTAGGCCTTATTGAAAACGCCTACGCATTTACGCAGGTAGACGGGGCATCGCTTTTCCATTAGCCTTGCGGGCAACCCAAGGAGGACGCATGAGCGATCATCCGGATCACCGGCATCCGCATGACCACGACGACCACGACCACGGCACCTGCCGCGACACCGAGGCCGGCCACCGCGACCACGCCCACGGCGCCTGCTGCGCCGCCGGGGCCGAGGCCCACGAATGCCACGACCACGACGACCCCGGGCACCACGGCCACGATCGCGGCCACGGCGGGCTGCTCGGCCACGATCACGGCCACGGACACGGCCATGACCACGACCACTCCCATGTGCCCGACTCCCCGCGCCGGCTGCTCGCCGTCGTCGCGCTGACCACCACCATCTTCCTCGCCGAGGCGATCGGCGGCTGGCTCACCGGCTCCCTGGCGCTGCTCGCCGACGCCGGGCACATGCTCACCGACGCCGCCGGGCTGATCATGGCCCTGGTGGCGCTGCTCATCGGCCGGCGCGCGGCCACGGACAGCTCCACCTACGGGCTGCGCCGCGCCGAGGTGCTCGCCGCCCTGGTCAACGCGCTCACCGTGCTGGGCATCGGGATCGTCATCGCCTACGGCGCGGTGCGCCGGATGACCGGCGAGGAGGTGGAGATCCACACCACCCCGATGATCATCGTCGCCGTGGTCGGCCTGGTGGCCAACCTCATCGGCATGATGCTGCTGGCCGCCCCGGCGAAGGACTCGGTGAACATCCGCGGCGCCTACCTGCACGTGCTGGTCGACGCCCTGGGCTCGGTGGCGGTGATCATCTCCGGCATCGTCATCGCGGCCACCGGCTGGAACGCCATCGACGCGGTGATCTCCCTGCTGCTGGCCGGGCTCATCGTGCCGCGCAGCGTGCAGCTGCTGCTGCGCTGCCTGGGCATCCTCATGGAGCGCACCCCCGCCGGCATCGACGCCGCCGAGATCCGCGCCGCCCTGGAGGCCATCGACGGGGTCGCCGAAGTGCACGATCTGCACGTCTGGTCGGTCTCCGGCACCGAGGTGCTGCTCACCGCGCACCTGGTCGCCGATCCGGCGGCGGATCCGGGCTGCGACCTGCTCGACGCCGCCCAGGACGTGCTGCGCGAACGCTTCGGCATCGACCACTCCACCATCCAGATCGAGGAGCCGGCGCATGCCGGCCATGAGGCGGACATGCACCCCTGACCCGCCCGGCCACCCCGCTCCCGGCGCCGCCGGAGATCCCCGGATCCCCGGCGGCGCCGCCGCATCCGCCCCGCGCTCGGGCCGGGCTCAGCCCTCCAGGGCCTCGCCGAGGCCCAGCCACTCCAGCTCGATCCCCTCGCGTTCGCCGGCCAGCTCCGCCAGCTCCGCGTCCAGGGCGGCGAGCTTCGCCGCGTCCAGGTTCGCCGGGTCCGCGCTGGCCGCGGCCATCTCCCGGTGGATCGCCCCCTCGCGCTCCTCGAGCTTCGCCAGCCGCCGCTCCAGGGCGCGCATCTCCTTCTGCATCCGGCGCTGCTCCGCCGACCCCGGCGCGGGGGCGGCCGACCCGTCCCCGCCCGACCCGGCGGCGTCCGGGCCCCCCGCGGCGGGCGCGGCCCGGCCGGCGCCCTTGCCGGCGTCCCCGGCGGCGGCCAGGTCCCGGCGGCGCCGCAGGTACTCGTCGATCCCGCCGGGCAGGTGGGTCAGCTCCCCGTCGCCGAACAGCGCCCAGGTGGAGTCGCAGACCCGCTCCACCAGGTAGCGGTCGTGGGAGATCACCACCAGGGTGCCCGGCCAGCCGTCGAGCAGATCCTCCAGCTCCTGCAGGGTGTCGATGTCCAGGTCATTGGTCGGCTCATCGAGCAGCAGCACATTCGGCTCCCCCATCAGCACCCGGGTGAGCTGCAGCCGGCGGCGCTCCCCGCCGGAGAGATCGCCGACCGGGGTGCGCTGCCGCTTCGGCGGGAAGCCGAGCCGCTCCGCGAGCTGCGCGGCGGTGAACTCCCGGCCGCCCATCTCGATCCGGGCGGCGACGTCCTCCACCGCCTCGATCACCCGCATGCCGGTGGGCAGATCGTCGAGCTCCTGGCGCAGCTGGCCCACCCGGGTGGTCACCCCCTGCACCCGGCGCCCGGCGGCCAGCGGATGCTCCCCGGCGAGGGCGCGCAGCAGGGTGGTCTTCCCGGAGCCGTTCACCCCGACCAGGCCGATCCGCTCCCCCGGGGCCAGCCGCCAGGTGAGATCGGCGACCAGCACCCGGCCATCGGGGCTGCGCACCTCCGCGTCCTCCAGATCGATCACGGTGCGGCCCTGCCGGGTGCGGGCGAAGCTCATCAGCTGCACGGTGTCCCGCGGGGGCGGCACATCGGCGATCAACGCCTCGGCGGCCTCCACCCGGTAACGGGGCTTCGAGGTCCGCGCCGGGGCGCCCCGGCGCAGCCAGGCCAGCTCCTTGCGGGCCAGGTTGCGCCGCCGGGCATCCGCGGCATCGGCCTGCCGGGCGCGTTCGGCCCGGGCGAAGGTCCAGTCGTTGTAGCCGCCCTCGTACTGGTCCACCACCCCGTCGTGGACCTCCCAGGTGCGGGTGGCCACGGTGTCCAGGAACCAGCGGTCGTGGGTGACCACCACCAGCGCGGAGCGCCGGGCCAGCACATGATCGGCCAGCCAGCGCACCCCCTCGATGTCCAGGTGGTTCGTCGGCTCGTCGAGCACCAGCAGGTCCAGATCCCGCACCAGCGCCGCGGCGAGGTTCACCCGGCGGCGCTCCCCGCCGGAGAGCCCGCCGACCTTCGTGTCCAGGCCCAGCGCCCCGATGCCCAGGCCGTCGAGGACCTCGCGCACCCGGGCGTCGCCGGCCCACTCGTGCTCGGCGAGGCCCAGCGGGGCGATCACCGAGTCGAAGACGGTGGCCCCCGGATCCAGGCCCACGTCCTGGGCGACCAGCGCCATGGTCATGTCCCCGTTGTGCGAGACCCGGCCGGCATCGGCCGGCTCCACCCCGGCGAGGATCCGCAGCAGCGTGGACTTGCCGCCCCCGTTGAGGCCGACCACCCCGATCCGGTCGCCGGAGTGCACCCCCAGGCTCACCTCGTCGAGCAGCGTCTTCAGCCCGAAGGACTTCGACACCTTCTCCAGGTTCACCAGGTTGGCCATCGTCCGCCCATCCCGCCTTCCACGTCGACTACCGCACCGGCTCCAGCCGGGCGCCCGGGCCGGCCTGCGCCGCCGCGAGCGTCCACGCCCCGGCGCCGGTGGTGGCCAGCTGCGCCGCCGCATCCAGCGCCGCGGCCCGATCCGGCCAGGCCAGCGCCACCGCCGAACCCGCCCCGCACACGATACCGGCCAGGGCGCCCAGGTCCGCACCCGCCTTGAGGGTCCGGCGCAGCCGGGGCAGCAGCGACACCGTCGCCGGGGCCAGGTCGTTGACCATGGCCGCCGCCGCGGCGGCGGCGTCCCCGGCGGCCAGCGCCCGCAGCAGCGGCCCCGGGTCCCCGGCCCGGGGCACCGCCCGGGTGGCGCGGATCCGGGCCAGGGTGGCCAGCACCGCGTCCCGGCCCGGGTCCTCGTTGACCAGGGAGAGCACCCAGTGCACGGCGCCGCGATCGAGCACCGGGCTGTGCCGGGTTGGCGCGGCGGGCTCCCCGGGTGCGAGCCGGGGGAGGCGAGCCAGCGCGGCGGAGCCGGCCAGCGCCACCCCGGCCAGCGGGGCGCCGCCGGCCACCGGCGGGCAGCCGGCGACCTCCGCGAGCCCGGCCGCGCCGAGCCGGGTGCCGGCCACCGCGTCCGCGGCGACCAGGGCGGCGGCCACGGCCGCGTCCACCGCGGCGAGGCCGGCCTGCGGCGGGGCCGGGATCGTCGCGGCCACCTCCAGGGCGGCGCCGGCCGGGGCGGTGCCCGCGGCGGCGGCGGCGCGGGCCACCGCGGCCGCCGCGGCATGCAGCGGCGAGCCCGGCGCGGTGGCCGCCGGCGGGGTCCAGAAC containing:
- the smpB gene encoding SsrA-binding protein SmpB, yielding MAKKRKSKKGRAAGANPVIATNRRARHDYHILETWECGIVLVGTEIKSLREGRASLVDAFATVDEGEVWLRGLHIPEYSHGSWTNHAPRRNRKLLLHRREIDSIAGKVRDGNNTLIPLSLYFVNGRLKVELALARGKQDYDKRQDIKRRTEEREITRDLGRRIKGIKG
- a CDS encoding AbgT family transporter; this translates as MTDTPTTTGADPGAATRGGAADRPGGVLAALERIGNRLPNPFWLFVILALAVIASSWAGATAGMSATDPASGEEIRVESLLTAEYASRMITDAVENFTSFAPLGLILVCMLGVAVAEYSGFIGAAIRAAVGRIHGGWQLTFAIALAGVTGSVASDAVYVILIPLGAAAFRSVGRNPVVGAMVAFAASSAGFNSSLVLNITDVLLAGISTSAAGFVDPDYVVSPLSNYFFSMASAIVLSIIITVVTELFVTAHAARTMHDDEINYEAAAFTKPGNGEDAAAGGGGAPEAPRAGGDSASAEELAEELALDPVERRGLVAGALAGAAVLAAWSAALFIPGSPLRGAGDGILNSPLLTDIVVPIAILFAAVGIAYGMRVGSIRGSADVPAFMERGMGTLTTMLVLFFAVAQFTAYFDWSNLGRWTAIRGAELLTRADLPPLVLFAALVLMVAALNLFITSGSAQWALMAPVVVPMLMYVGIAPEVTQMLFRIGDSPTNIITPMSPYFALALTFLQKYRPASGVGTLMSLTIPYSLAMLIGWFAFFVCWYLLGIDLGPGVAVR
- a CDS encoding YbaN family protein, coding for MAEPEIPAEPAGAAVPTVPAPTGPAAPEGPAGRAGPRPVRGPLRVLLLVLGTICAGIGALGVVLPLLPTTPFLLLAAVCFARASTRLHDALLAHRVLGPYIRDYRNGAMTRGQLTRTIGLLWASLVLSSVIVAKPVVWVVLAVIGIAVSWHLLSMRRR
- a CDS encoding alpha/beta fold hydrolase, whose amino-acid sequence is MATEHLRLPGAAGELAASIDHPAGPVRGWALIAHCFACGRKSPAAARIARGLAAHGIGAARIDFTGVGDSPGDLADSGLNRDIADLRAAHAALAAAGRAPGLLVGHSLGGAAALGAAVDLPGVRAVATVAAPYRPGPVIHRFAELFGAPDARGVREITLAGRTVRLSDSFIATLDAHDPAATLAALGVPLLVLHSPDDEVIGLDHAEALFAGAAWPKALATLDGADHRLVHRGAAARAADLIACWAGPYLA
- a CDS encoding carboxylesterase family protein; the protein is MKDPHGPVAEAPAGRFLGLADGPVERFRGIRYARAERYAAPAPVADATPATTVDARAAGPACPQNPSAVAALLAPHAAAPAQDEDCLRLSVTAPAGAAGDGGGRPVLVWVHGGAYTSGAADAAANDPARLVAEQDVVVVTVGYRLGVYGFLGEANLALLDIDRALAWTARNIAGFGGDPANITLAGQSAGADAVLGILAAVGAGALPLRVARAIVQSAPVGFIRGRSPMLAAMRDAAGPPPADAPTAEMLAAARRAEAAARGLGPQAAMPFGLAYGAPPLPPEEELDAAWRAVAGRVGLLIGRTAREPALFMADHPALRRVRRLPGGGRVFDALVSRYAERTYGLDGFLANWVAGGGRGYRYLLDWGGPGNPLRAAHTSDLPLLFGDRECWRGSALTSDVPWSRTHAEGAELRRIWADFARTGRIREPQRAAAFLQLGTF
- a CDS encoding cation diffusion facilitator family transporter; this translates as MSDHPDHRHPHDHDDHDHGTCRDTEAGHRDHAHGACCAAGAEAHECHDHDDPGHHGHDRGHGGLLGHDHGHGHGHDHDHSHVPDSPRRLLAVVALTTTIFLAEAIGGWLTGSLALLADAGHMLTDAAGLIMALVALLIGRRAATDSSTYGLRRAEVLAALVNALTVLGIGIVIAYGAVRRMTGEEVEIHTTPMIIVAVVGLVANLIGMMLLAAPAKDSVNIRGAYLHVLVDALGSVAVIISGIVIAATGWNAIDAVISLLLAGLIVPRSVQLLLRCLGILMERTPAGIDAAEIRAALEAIDGVAEVHDLHVWSVSGTEVLLTAHLVADPAADPGCDLLDAAQDVLRERFGIDHSTIQIEEPAHAGHEADMHP
- a CDS encoding ABC-F family ATP-binding cassette domain-containing protein, which translates into the protein MANLVNLEKVSKSFGLKTLLDEVSLGVHSGDRIGVVGLNGGGKSTLLRILAGVEPADAGRVSHNGDMTMALVAQDVGLDPGATVFDSVIAPLGLAEHEWAGDARVREVLDGLGIGALGLDTKVGGLSGGERRRVNLAAALVRDLDLLVLDEPTNHLDIEGVRWLADHVLARRSALVVVTHDRWFLDTVATRTWEVHDGVVDQYEGGYNDWTFARAERARQADAADARRRNLARKELAWLRRGAPARTSKPRYRVEAAEALIADVPPPRDTVQLMSFARTRQGRTVIDLEDAEVRSPDGRVLVADLTWRLAPGERIGLVGVNGSGKTTLLRALAGEHPLAAGRRVQGVTTRVGQLRQELDDLPTGMRVIEAVEDVAARIEMGGREFTAAQLAERLGFPPKRQRTPVGDLSGGERRRLQLTRVLMGEPNVLLLDEPTNDLDIDTLQELEDLLDGWPGTLVVISHDRYLVERVCDSTWALFGDGELTHLPGGIDEYLRRRRDLAAAGDAGKGAGRAAPAAGGPDAAGSGGDGSAAPAPGSAEQRRMQKEMRALERRLAKLEEREGAIHREMAAASADPANLDAAKLAALDAELAELAGEREGIELEWLGLGEALEG